AAAACGGCTTCTCCGCAATGAAGCTCAAAGTGGGCAGTGAAGATCCCTTGCGGGATATTCGTCGTGCCCATATCGTGCGTGAGGTCGCTGGCGATGAAGCTAAAGTAATGCTCGACGCGAATCAGCAATGGACGCTGCCGCAGGCGCTATCCATCTGTCAAGAGCTTAAAGAGATGAACCCGTTTTGGGTAGAGGAGCCGACACACCCGGACGACATTGTTGGTCATAAACGCTTGGCCGAACACATTGCGCCGATAAAAGTTGCCATGGGTGAGCATGTGCCGAACCGCATTTTGTTTAAAAATTATCTTCAAATGGGTGCGACGGGATTTGTACAGGTCGATGCTGTTCGCGTTGGCGGCGTAAGCGAGTTTATATCCGTGAGTCTACTTTGTCGAAAATATAATATCCCTGTTGTACCACATGTTGGGGATATGGGGCAGCTCCATCAGCACCTGGTTTTATTTAACCACATAAGCTTGGGGCATGAGGCTTTGTTTTTGGAGCATATTCCGCATCTAAAGTCTCATTTTGTACATCCAGTGGCTATAGAGAATGGCGTTTATCGTACCCCAATGGATGTGGGAAGCAGTTGTGATTTGTTATAAGTTGACATTATGTTAGGAAATTTAGATTTAGGTATCACCATCTTTTATATACTGTTGATTTTAGTTGTCGGCGTATTGGCAGGATCGGCGCGATTTAAGAAAGTCAAGGAAACAAGTGCAGAGGGGTATTTTTTGGCTGGAAAGACACTTCGTTGGCCAGCCATTGGACTAGCGCTTTTTGCAACCAATATTTCAACAGTCCATCTGGTCAGTTTGGCACAGAGCGGATTCGATACCGGTTTGCTTAATGGTAACTTTGAATGGATGGCGGCCTTTACTTTAATCTTACTGGCGCTTTTTTTTGTGCCATTTTACCTCAAGTCGGGTGTTGCCACCTTGCCCGACTTTCTGGAACGACGCTATGATCGTGCCAGCAGAGATTGGCTTACGTTTATCTCTATACTATCGGCAATTGTTATTCATATCGCTTTTTCGATGTTGGCCGGAGGGATTGTGCTGCGCACACTTTTTGGATTTAATATGTATTTAAGTATTACAGTAATCTGTGTGATAACTGGAATATATACGATTTTGGGCGGATTGCGTGCTGTTGTGGTGACGGAATCTATACAGACAATTGTGTTGCTTGCGGGGGCTTTCATTATCAGTTTTGCGGCTTTTGACAAGATGGGCGGTTGGACGCCAATGAAAGCTGTACTGGAACAGGACAATGCCCTTGATCGTCTTTCCATGCTTCGTGGGAGTAACGATGGAAGTGGAATGCCTTGGTATGCCGTTTTGTTTGGCTATCCGATTTTGGGTATTTGGTACTGGTGTGCCGATCAGACCATTGTTCAGCGTGTTTTAGGGGCGAAAGATGAAAACCATGGACGTGTGGGCGCTCTTTTTTGTGGTTTTCTAAAAATCTTGCCTGTTTTTATTTTTGTGCTTCCAGGCCTATTTGCATATACCTTGTTTAGAACAGGTCAATTGGATTTAAGCAGTCTGGGCGTGGACCATCAAGGGCAGGTCAATTCAAAAGGTATCTATACACTTATGATTACTCAACTTTTGCCTTCCGGATTGATCGGTGTTTTGGTCGCAGCGCTCCTGTCGGGTCTGATGAGTCAGATATCGGGTGCGCTAAATTCGATATCGACCATGGTGAGTTACGATATCTTTAGACAGCGTAAACCTGCCGCTTCCGATGGTCAGTTGATTCGTATTGGGAAAATTGCTGCAGTTATTGCCATGGGATTTTCCTTGGCTCTTTTACCACTATTGGATCGCTATGAGAGTATTTTCTACGGCATAAATGATGTGATAGCACATATTGCGCCACCAATAACCTGCGTATTTCTTTTAGGTGTGTTTTGGAAAGGGGCATCGGCAATAGCTGCAAAACTTACCTTGTGGATAGGTTCTGTTTTGGGGGTTGCCGTATTTTTACTGAACAAGCTGCTGCCTGACTCGTGGATAGGTCAGACTCCATTTATGATGATGGCTTTTTATCTGTTTTTGATCTGTATGGTACTTCAGGTATTATTATCGTATAAGTATCCCGTGCAGCACACTGCGCAAAGTCGGAATTTGTACTGGAAGAATCCCATGGACCCACTTCGGGGTAAAGCCTGGTCGGGTATCGGGAGTTACCGCATTTTGTCGACATTGCTACTCGCTATTGTGGTGATATTATATGTAATTTTCAACTGATTTTTTAATTTGTTCCGATGCTTTGGAACTTGATGCTAAATACAAGAATAATAAAACGTGAAAAGCTTAGAAGATAAAATTATATTGGTTACCGGAGGAAGCGCTGGTATCGGTTTGGAATGTGTAAAAGCCTATGTCAAAGCGGGGGCAAAGGTTGCCTTTATTGGTCTCGATCAAACATCCGTGGATGAAACAGCTGAACTGATCGGGGCACCACATATGGGCATCTGTGCGGATGTCACGCAGGCCAGGGAAGTTGAATTAGCTATCCAAAAAACCGTTGCTGTTTTTGGGCGGCTTGATGCAATCCATAACAATGCTGGCTTGGCAAGTCCATCAAAACCTTTGCATGAAACGACGGACGATGAATGGATAAGGTTACTGGATACCAACATGAAAAGTGTTCTTTTGACTACACGGTATGGCTACCCCCATTTAAAGGAATCTGTCGGTTGTATTCTAAATACGAGTAGCTTGGTAGGGGAAATAGGCCAGGAGAACCATGCGGCATATGCTGCCACAAAAGGGGCTATCAATGCGTTGACAAAATCGATGGCCATAGACTATGCGTCTGTCGGCATACGTGTCAATTCGGTTATGCCTGCAGCTGTTATGACACCGATGCTCAACAAATGGACACTGGAGCAACCCCATCCGACACAGGTTTTTGACTTTTTGAAGGATATTCATTTGCTTGGATACTGTCCTGAAGGTGATGTCATTGCTGATGCCTGTGTGTTTCTGCTGTCAAACCAAGCGCGCTTTATTACAGGGGTAAATCTACCTGTAAGTGGAGGTGCTGAGTTGGGCTACCGCAGAAATGTGTGATAGATTTTTTTATATTAACTATAATTAGCTTGCATTTGAAAAGCAATTTATCTAAGTTTGGCGCGCAGTTGTAGACTGCTTATAAATAATACATCAATCATGAGCCAGAAATTTATATATAATACCCGTTATCCTTCTGTTGAAGATCTAAAGATTAAAGCGAAGAAAAGGATTCCCAAATTTGCATTTGATTATTTGACCGGAGGAGCCAATGAAGAATTGAACCTTGCCAGAAATGAAAACGATTTTGATAATATTCTGTTGAAGCCTCAATATCTGCTTGCGAGTGAAGAAATAGACCTTTCGGTCG
The Sphingobacterium multivorum genome window above contains:
- a CDS encoding sodium:solute symporter; protein product: MLGNLDLGITIFYILLILVVGVLAGSARFKKVKETSAEGYFLAGKTLRWPAIGLALFATNISTVHLVSLAQSGFDTGLLNGNFEWMAAFTLILLALFFVPFYLKSGVATLPDFLERRYDRASRDWLTFISILSAIVIHIAFSMLAGGIVLRTLFGFNMYLSITVICVITGIYTILGGLRAVVVTESIQTIVLLAGAFIISFAAFDKMGGWTPMKAVLEQDNALDRLSMLRGSNDGSGMPWYAVLFGYPILGIWYWCADQTIVQRVLGAKDENHGRVGALFCGFLKILPVFIFVLPGLFAYTLFRTGQLDLSSLGVDHQGQVNSKGIYTLMITQLLPSGLIGVLVAALLSGLMSQISGALNSISTMVSYDIFRQRKPAASDGQLIRIGKIAAVIAMGFSLALLPLLDRYESIFYGINDVIAHIAPPITCVFLLGVFWKGASAIAAKLTLWIGSVLGVAVFLLNKLLPDSWIGQTPFMMMAFYLFLICMVLQVLLSYKYPVQHTAQSRNLYWKNPMDPLRGKAWSGIGSYRILSTLLLAIVVILYVIFN
- a CDS encoding SDR family NAD(P)-dependent oxidoreductase; translation: MKSLEDKIILVTGGSAGIGLECVKAYVKAGAKVAFIGLDQTSVDETAELIGAPHMGICADVTQAREVELAIQKTVAVFGRLDAIHNNAGLASPSKPLHETTDDEWIRLLDTNMKSVLLTTRYGYPHLKESVGCILNTSSLVGEIGQENHAAYAATKGAINALTKSMAIDYASVGIRVNSVMPAAVMTPMLNKWTLEQPHPTQVFDFLKDIHLLGYCPEGDVIADACVFLLSNQARFITGVNLPVSGGAELGYRRNV